In the genome of Magnolia sinica isolate HGM2019 chromosome 2, MsV1, whole genome shotgun sequence, one region contains:
- the LOC131234323 gene encoding uncharacterized protein LOC131234323: MPPRAVRRPSTAPALKKKAPPKTAPVDMKEEEVEEDRKHLETTERKKVVSLPSLNELPRDLSPPPKDENEYAAPLDHEIDRSERLDLDDNDPQSEPEDYAAAERNDGRGEQHEYMEDEEEDDGHDAAADLEDDEMEGEEEGDGEGDGHNGEEEEHHEIVQERRKRKEFEIFVGGLDRDATEEDLRKVFSEVGEVTEVRLMKNPSTQKNKGFAFLRFAKVEQARRALNELKHPTVNGKQCGVAPSQDSDTLFVGNICKTWTKEILKEKLVKYGVDKYEDLTLVDDMKNEGMNRGFAFIDFSSRSDALDACKRLQRRDVVFGTDRSAKVAFADTFIEPDDEIMAQVKTVFVDGLPASWDEDRVKDTLRKFGKIEKVELARNMPAAKRTDFGFITFDTHDAAVACVEGINNTELGDGDKKVKVRARLSRPRQRGRLGKYARGGYSIGHSGSRGGRSSWGLGMPHMDTWRLAGRSGRDTQDHSTYTTGLKRPLGLRDRHAVVDEVPERLGSRRRLPPVERSLGRRSPVPAYGKVSSKRDYVRHEEPFPRSSDFAARAVSGRRSSYQDAYPTRASEYLESPPRSSSRSAARRLPPYEEESYGRRMERPTSYRDGHSRDYSSISGTKRPRSAVDDDLPTRYVVSTSRQSRARYEYSGSGATLHYGESAYYGNEPTRLGRSSHIGYDGGSRSSAGHSHGMYETSTSSMGYSRGAASRGDSGGMYSSYGRDYEHGGDDLGGGGSYSSLYSSRGLSDGYLSGRGSGSYY, from the exons ATGCCGCCGCGAGCTGTAAGGAGACCCTCCACAGCACCGGCGCTGAAGAAAAAGGCACCTCCCAAAACAGCTCCCGTCgatatgaaagaagaagaagtagaggaAGATCGCAAACACCTTGAGACAACCGAAAGGAAGAAAGTCGTGTCCCTTCCTTCCCTCAACGAATTACCACGAGATCTCTCACCACCTCCCAAag ATGAAAATGAGTACGCCGCCCCCCTCGATCACGAGATCGACAGATCTGAGCGGTTAGATCTTGACGATAACGATCCTCAGTCGGAACCGGAAGACTATGCTGCCGCCGAACGTAATGACGGGCGGGGTGAGCAGCACGAGTACATGGAAGACGAGGAAGAAGATGACGGTCATGATGCTGCTGCTGACTtggaggatgatgagatggaAGGGGAGGAGGAGGGAGACGGCGAGGGCGATGGGCATAATGGGGAGGAGGAGGAGCACCATGAGATCGTGCAGGAGCGCCGGAAGCGGAAGGAGTTTGAGATTTTTGTTGGGGGATTGGACCGGGACGCGACAGAGGAGGACCTGAGGAAGGTATTTAGCGAGGTCGGGGAGGTCACGGAAGTGAGGTTGATGAAGAACCCTTCGACGCAGAAGAACAAGGGGTTTGCGTTCTTGCGATTTGCAAAGGTTGAGCAGGCTAGGCGCGCCCTCAACGAGCTTAAGCATCCGACG GTTAATGGTAAGCAATGTGGAGTGGCTCCGAGTCAGGACAGTGACACGCTTTTCGTTGGCAACATATGCAAGACATGGACGAAAGAGATT CTGAAGGAAAAGCTTGTGAAGTATGGTGTTGACAAATATGAAGATTTAACTTTGGTTGATGATATGAAAAATGAGGGGATGAATCGTGGATTTGCTTTCATAGACTTCTCTTCCCGCTCAGATGCATTGGATGCGTGCAAGCGGTTGCAAAGGAGGGATGTTGTCTTTGGTACTGATCGGTCCGCGAAGGTTGCTTTTGCGGACACTTTTATTGAACCAGATGATGAAATTATGGCACAG GTCAAGACAGTATTTGTTGATGGTTTACCTGCTTCTTGGGATGAGGACCGTGTTAAAGATACTCTTAGAAAGTTTGGCAAAATTGAAAAGGTTGAACTTGCACGCAATATGCCAGCTGCTAAGAGGACAGACTTTGGTTTCATAACCTTTGATACTCATGATGCGGCTGTGGCTTGTGTGGAAGGTATTAACAACACTGAACTTGGCGATGGTGATAAGAAG GTAAAGGTCAGGGCAAGGTTGTCAAGGCCACGTCAGAGAGGCAGGCTGGGGAAATATGCTCGAGGAGGTTATTCAATTGGGCATAGTGGTAGTCGAGGTGGTAGGTCTTCCTGGGGTCTCGGTATGCCTCACATGGATACTTGGAGGCTTGCAGGACGCAGTGGACGAGACACTCAAGACCACAGCACATATACTACAGGCTTGAAGCGGCCGCTTGGTCTCAGGGACAGACATGCAGTTGTGGATGAAGTTCCTGAAAGGCTTGGGAGTAGACGGCGTTTGCCACCTGTGGAGAGATCCTTGGGTCGGAGGTCTCCTG TTCCAGCTTACGGCAAGGTGAGCTCAAAGAGGGATTATGTTCGTCATGAAGAACCTTTTCCTAGGTCTTCTGATTTTGCAGCTAGAGCTGTTAGCGGAAGGCGCTCATCTTATCAAGATGCTTATCCTACTCGTGCATCAGAGTACCTGGAAAGTCCACCTAGGAGCAGTTCTCGCAGTGCTGCTCGTAGACTGCCTCCTTATGAGGAAGAAAGCTATGGCAGGCGTATGGAGAGACCCACAAGTTATCGGGATGGACACAGCCGTGATTATAGTTCTATTTCTGGCACAAAGCGCCCTCGTTCTGCTGTG GATGATGATCTTCCCACTCGGTATGTCGTTTCTACGAGTAGACAGTCAAGAGCACGCTATGAGTACAGTGGCAGTGGAGCTACCTTGCACTATGGTGAAAGTGCTTATTATGGAAATGAGCCAACGAG GCTTGGTCGGAGTTCTCATATAGGATATGATGGGGGCAGTCGGAGTTCTGCAGGACATTCTCATGGGATGTATGAGACTAGCACATCGAGCATGGGGTACAGCCGCG GTGCTGCAAGCAGGGGCGACAGTGGGGGGATGTACTCCAGCTATGGGAGGGATTATGAGCATGGTGGAGATGAT TTGGGTGGTGGTGGTTCTTACTCATCCCTCTACTCTAGTCGTGGCTTGAGTGATGGCTATTTAAGTGGAAGGGGATCAGGCTCATACTATTAA